The window agaaagttcgctgcagcgaactctgcaaaatcagcaaaaatgcagaacgcatttggggtccccaaaTCCCAAAATCTCACATGCAATCATTCCTAATGGAGTAATAAGGCATGGTAATTGTACATACACGAATTACTACTAGAATAGAGTCTAAAAACATGCATGAGTAAGAATTATAGAACACATACTCTCAATCCCTTAATCCCTCACATTGACATAAACCCCAAAAGTTTCCCCAaagtctctatctatgagactcacctgaaATCAGAAGAGAAGAAGCTGCTATCAGGTTGCTTGAAGATGGATTAGAGCTGAGATGGTGGTCTTATAAACATGCAAGGCTGAAAGTTGAATGGTCTTCTCCTACCTTCTTCTTCTTTCAcgttttcttcttcctcttctccaaattCTGTTTTGATCAAAGTGGTTAGAAATGTTTCAAGCCAAACAATCCCTTATGAACTTCATATCTAGTGCATTGTCTTAAGTGCCCTTCAACTAAACTTCAATTACCAAAGTGCCACTTAGTCATAATCCAACTATATAGAATTTCTTTAATAATAATCTCTTGAAATAAACattgggatattacattctcccccccttaaatagaattcgtcctcgaattcaaaAACTTACCAGAATAAGTGAGGATACAACTCCCGCATCTCTGATTCGAGCTCCCAAGTAGTTTCGTCAGGTCGCGACTCTTCCCACAACACCTTGACAAGAGGTATCTCCTTGCTCCTCAAAGACTTACTAGCATACTCCAGAATACGACAGGGTTTCGGTTGGTATgaaagatctggttctacttcaaTCGTATCTGGTAGGATAGGATGAAACGAATTCGGCACGAACTTCCGcagttgagacacatggaatacgtcatgcagcccggatagtgaaggaGGCAACGCTAACTGGTATGCGACTTCACCTATCCGTCTCATGATCTGGTAAGGTCCCACGTATCTCGGGCTAAGTTTGCGTgtcttaaacggtcctttcaaccttAACCTTGGAGTCAccttcaagaacacatgatctcctacaTCAAACTCCAACGGTCTTCTTCGTTtgtccgcataactcttctgtcgatcttgagcttgtttcatcttatctcggatcatcttaaccttctctGTGGTTTCTTGAATTATCTCTGGTCCAAGGATTCCCTTCTCACCAACTTCAGACTAACACAACGGTGATCGACACTTCCTTCCATATAAGGCTTCGTATggggccataccgatactcgcatgataacTGTTGCTATACGCGAATTCTATCAAAGGTAAGTTATCTTTCCAACTTCCACCAGTTTCTAAGATACATGTCCTCAGCATATCCTCAATAGTCTGAATGGTCCTTTCTGTTTGTCCATCTGTCTGAGGGTGGTTAGAAGTGCTCAAATTCAGATTGGTACCCATCTCTTGGTGAAAAGCTTTCCAAAATCgggaagtgaactttggatctctatccgataCAATGCTGGAAGGTACACCGTGCAATCTTACAATCTCTACTACAAAAAGCCTCGCAAGGTGAGAAACCTTGTGAGTCGTCTTAACTGGTAAGAAATGCGCGGACTTGGTCAAGCGATCCACTATCACCCATATCGAGTCATGCCCACCTAATACCCGCGGTAGTCCCACAATGAAGTCCATGGATATACTGTCCCATTTCCAAACAGGAATATCCAATGGTTGCAACATACCACCGGGCCTTTGGTGTTCAATCTTCACTTGTTGACATATCGCACACTGCTCTACATAATCAGCCACATCTctcttcataccaggccaccaaaaattccctttcaagtcttgatacatcttggtcGACCAGGGATGGATGGTGAATTTGCTTTTGTGAGCCTCGTCCAGAATTAACCTCCTTAACTCCACGTTA of the Vicia villosa cultivar HV-30 ecotype Madison, WI unplaced genomic scaffold, Vvil1.0 ctg.001238F_1_1, whole genome shotgun sequence genome contains:
- the LOC131634146 gene encoding uncharacterized protein LOC131634146; this encodes MRRIGEVAYQLALPPSLSGLHDVFHVSQLRKFVPNSFHPILPDTIEVEPDLSYQPKPCRILEYASKSLRSKEIPLVKVLWEESRPDETTWELESEMRELYPHLF